From a single Oreochromis niloticus isolate F11D_XX linkage group LG4, O_niloticus_UMD_NMBU, whole genome shotgun sequence genomic region:
- the si:ch211-120g10.1 gene encoding butyrophilin subfamily 3 member A3: MMQCFHFMVEPAKNLTAKIKDSHKRAKKEKREPLDEDQLFIVELARDISRVCQRSAMLEHIWNQNDIWPTPLCRAFILQWASMLESKMRPMQTDGWPEMNEGKQPDVTSEKDLQQAKAVILEWIKDIRAQPEQSVWPGEPVVKNLEDVQSAWRWGRAPNLLTAMELLMWTLMLQRPDKDTIPQQWLLWKQKTQKIGAISYIPQPVWDWIADAAVEVTLDLDTANPDLLISTDEKRMRCGFERKDIPNYHQRFDGWWCAVGTEGFGTGRRYWEVEVGERDWRLGVAKESALRKGFKSLNTDTGYLTLRLERGTELKALTVPFTALPPGLIPRKVGVYLDYDNNQLSFYDVDKHFHIYTYNESFDEKLFPLFGTVEIIKDLVIRSPAAKTQCLCSTSCMWG, encoded by the exons ATGATGCAGTGTTTTCACTTCATGGTGGAGCCGGCCAAAAACCTGACGGCCAAGATCAAG GATTCGCACAAGAGGGCAAAGAAGGAGAAGAGGGAGCCGCTGGATGAGGACCAGTTGTTCATTGTGGAGCTGGCTAGAGACATCAGCCGAGTGTGTCAG AGATCAGCAATGCTGGAGCACATCTGGAACCAAAATGACATCTGGCCAACTCCTCTCTGCAGGGCCTTCATCCTACAGTGGGCCTCCATGCTGGAGAGCAAG ATGAGACCCATGCAGACTGATGGCTGGCCAGAGATGAATGAGGGCAAACAGCCCGATGTGACGAGTGAGAAGGACCTGCAGCAGGCCAAAGCTGTTATTCTCGAATGGATTAAGGATATAAGAGCCCAGCCTGAG CAAAGTGTGTGGCCCGGAGAACCAGTGGTGAAGAATCTGGAGGACGTGCAGTCCGCCTGGCGCTGGGGCCGTGCTCCCAATCTGCTGACCGCCATGGAGCTGCTTATGTGGACTTTAATGTTACAGCGGCCTGACAAG GACACCATCCCACAGCAGTGGCTTCTGTGGAAACAGAAGACTCAGAAGATCG GTGCCATATCCTACATCCCTCAACCAG TGTGGGATTGGATTGCAGATGCTGCAG TGGAGGTGACCCTGGATCTGGACACGGCCAACCCTGATCTGCTCATCTCTACTGATGAGAAGAGGATGCGCTGTGGCTTTGAGAGAAAAGATATTCCCAACTACCACCAGCGTTTTGACGGTTGGTGGTGTGCCGTCGGAACGGAGGGCTTTGGTACTGGTCGCCGCTACTGGGAGGTGGAAGTGGGAGAGCGCGACTGGCGGCTGGGCGTGGCCAAAGAGTCGGCCCTGAGGAAAGGTTTCAAGTCGCTGAACACAGATACGGGGTACCTGACCTTGCGGCTGGAGAGGGGCACTGAGCTTAAGGCGCTGACGGTGCCGTTCACCGCGCTGCCGCCCGGCCTCATCCCCCGCAAGGTGGGTGTCTACCTCGACTATGACAACAACCAGCTGTCCTTCTATGACGTGGACAAACATTTCCACATTTACACCTACAACGAGAGCTTCGATGAGAAGCTCTTCCCACTGTTTGGCACAGTGGAGATCATCAAGGATCTGGTTATCAGGTCTCCAGCAGCCAAAACCCAGTGTCTGTGCTCCACATCTTGCATGTGGGGTTGA
- the recql5 gene encoding ATP-dependent DNA helicase Q5 isoform X2, with product MTTNLKQALKTHFGFDSFRSKLQEDVVKAVHRGDRDVFVCMPTGAGKSLCYQLPAVLAEGITLVISPLIALIQDQVDHLKELNIPACSINSKLLANERRLILADLGSSNPKLKLLYITPEMVASPSFHPCLMDLCSRGLLSYLAVDEAHCVSQWGHDFRPDYLKLGELRARLQGVPCLALTATAPKNVQEDIIQSLKLSSPLSFLTPVFRSNLHYDVIFRELLPNPYVHLHAFIKKTLSLGAGSNGQGCGIVYCRTREGCETVAHQLTKLGVVAKPYHAGLKPTDRTGVQNEWMQGKVLVIVATISFGMGVDKANVRFVAHWNLAKSLASYYQESGRAGRDGLPSACRTYYSPRDKEQINFLIRQEVARKQEKRGFAKDSDKTAMTDFEAMVSFCEQEGCRHATISKFFGNTAPNCAGACDYCRNPKLVRAQLERAAALSTKIGAAQSSEPKGAFGFQPDTYGGGKKGYGFERYDEGEGYSEDDPLKRKKEFSELFKKQMSMRKGNDSSQREEFVPPDIDCPLREASSQRIPKLSVKAREHCLCLLQETLQGQQGAEDALNSDSLSLAVDIEHEVFRNSKSSNLYKAAVLKKVTEMKKAAPASAGRDKGEGARSSSGSDSRETELKEAGSSSSSSFSDEPQGFTLASLKRKRVGAGQRGSSNPFITAKDLINPSMLNTGANKGRTSGGFFNDCSGETITQGKEANTYASSSIKAKANAVTTSLSSPTKGGRAMSKKQQKLAEAAKSSHNISNFFMKKQTPEKSQDEEEMPREPEVALALAPASNSQENINQEPHSPAASEGGENSAAQSETEDVILVESKSEIIVIPDDDEEDGAEIAEPVQETAEQDLTSITEQNKDEEELKPSEEEVNSSEIPGVTDDMKTMTESPPPAKRSRPANGSSRRVTFNPNVQERALHPVTDLPKPVMLKEAADIVVRYLDPFYTQGKFATKELFKSFARYLSHLLTEGRSRGKGQVKAEAKALIKKFFSTIQRCESEADWKHLKRPHSCKTTANSE from the exons ATGACAACAAATTTAAAACAGGCCTTAAAAACCCACTTTGGGTTCGACAGCTTCAGGTCTAAACTGCAGGAAGATGTTGTTAAAGCAGTCCACAGAG GTGACagggatgtgtttgtgtgcatgcctACTGGAGCAGGAAAGTCGCTCTGCTACCAGCTGCCTGCAGTGCTGGCCGAGGGCATTACTCTGGTTATATCCCCGTTAATCGCCCTCATTCAG GACCAAGTGGATCACCTGAAAGAGTTAAACATCCCTGCCTGCTCCATCAACTCTAAGCTCCTAGCGAATGAGCGCCGTTTGATCCTGGCCGACCTGGGGAGCAGCAACCCGAAGCTAAAGCTCCTCTACATCACTCCAGAGATGGTTGCCTCGCCCTCGTTCCACCCCTGCCTGATGGACCTGTGCTCCCGTGGCTTGCTGTCTTACCTGGCTGTGGATGAGGCTCATTGCGTCTCGCAGTGGGGCCATGATTTCAGACCAGACTACCTCAAGCTGGGTGAACTGCGGGCTCGACTGCAAGGAGTTCCCTGTTTGGCCTTAACAGCAACAGCACCCAAGAATGTACAGGAGGACATCATTCAGTCCCTGAAGCTGTCCTCGCCGCTTTCTTTTCTTACACCCGTCTTCCGGAGTAACTTGCACTACGATGTGATTTTCAGGGAGCTGCTGCCAAACCCCTACGTCCACCTTCATGCCTTCATTAAGAAAACATTATCACTTGGAGCTGGATCTAATGGACAG GGCTGTGGGATTGTGTACTGTCGGACCAGGGAAGGCTGTGAGACGGTAGCTCACCAGCTGACGAAGCTTGGAGTCGTAGCTAAGCCGTATCACGCAG GTTTGAAGCCAACAGATCGGACAGGGGTGCAGAATGAGTGGATGCAGGGGAAAGTGCTGGTTATTGTGGCTACCATCAGCTTTGGCATGGGAGTAGATAAGGCCAATGTCAG ATTTGTAGCTCACTGGAACCTCGCTAAGTCTCTGGCCAGCTACTACCAAGAGTCTGGGCGAGCGGGGAGAGATGGCCTGCCCTCCGCCTGTCGCACATACTACTCCCCGAGAGATAAGGAGCAAATTAATTTCCTCATTCGCCAGGAAGTGGCAAGAAAGCAG GAAAAACGGGGCTTTGCAAAGGACAGTGACAAAACAGCAATGACTGACTTTGAAGCCATGGTGTCTTTTTGTGAACAAGAAGG TTGCCGCCATGCCACCATCTCAAAGTTTTTTGGCAACACGGCGCCGAACTGCGCGGGGGCCTGCGACTACTGCCGTAACCCCAAGTTGGTGCGAGCCCAGCTGGAGAGAGCGGCCGCGCTCAGCACCAAGATCGGAGCGGCTCAGAGCAGCGAGCCCAAGGGAGCGTTCGGCTTCCAGCCGGACACTTATGGAGGAGGAAAGAAGGGTTACGGCTTTGAAAG GTATGATGAAGGGGAAGGCTATAGTGAAGATGATCCTTTAAAGAGGAAGAAGGAGTTTTCTGAGCTTTTCAAGAAGCAGATGAGCATGCGGAAG GGTAACGACAGCAGTCAGAGGGAAGAGTTTGTTCCTCCAG ATATTGACTGCCCGCTCAGAGAGGCCAGCAGCCAGAGGATTCCCAAGCTCAGTGTAAAG GCCAGAGAGCACTGCCTGTGCCTCCTGCAGGAGACACTTCaaggccagcagggggcagaaGATGCACTCAA CTCTGACAGTCTGTCCTTGGCGGTGGATATTGAACACGAGGTCTTCAGAAACAGCAAGTCCTCTAACTTGTACAAAGCTGCGGTGCTAAAGAAG GTAACAGAGATGAAGAAAGCGGCACCTGCTTCAGCAGGCCGAGATAAAGGAGAAGGTGCTAGGAGCAGCAGCGGCAGCGATTCCAGAGAAACGGAACTCAAAGAGGCTGgatcctcctcttcatcctcgtTTTCTGATGAGCCGCAGGGGTTCACGCTGGCATC GCTGAAGCGTAAGAGGGTAGGGGCAGGCCAACGGGGCTCTTCTAACCCCTTCATAACTGCTAAGGATTTAATAAACCCCTCCATGTTGAACACGGGGGCTAACAAAGGGAGGACAAGCGGTGGATTTTTCAATGACTGCTCAGGAGAAACCATTACGCAGGGAAAAGAAGCCAACACATATGCCTCATCGTCCATCAAAGCCAAAGCAAATGCCGTCACGACCTCCCTGAGCAGCCCGACTAAAGGAGGCAGAGCCATGAGcaagaagcagcagaaactgGCAGAAGCAGCAAAGAGTTCACACAACATTTCTAATTTTTTCATGAAGAAACAAACTCCAGAGAAAAGCCAGGATGAGGAGGAGATGCCGAGGGAGCCCGAAGTCGCTTTAGCTCTCGCTCCAGCTTCAAACTCCCAGGAAAACATCAACCAGGAACCACATTCACCTGCTGCATCGGAAGGAGGAGAGAACAGCGCTGCACAGTCAGAGACTGAGGATGTGATCCTCGTAGAAAGCAAATCTGAGATAATCGTTATACCTGATGATGACGAGGAGGATGGAGCTGAGATTGCAGAACCAGTTCAAGAGACAGCTGAGCAGGACCTGACGTCCATCACAGA acaaaacaaagatGAAGAAGAACTTAAACCAAGTGAAGAAGAGGTTAACTCAAGTGAAATTCCCGGG GTGACAGATGACATGAAAACGATGACGGAGTCTCCCCCTCCGGCGAAACGCAGCCGGCCTGCGAATGGGAGCAGCAGGAGAGTAACCTTCAACCCCAACGTGCAGGAGAGAGCCCTGCACCCGGTCACTGACTTGCCCAAGCCTGTAATGCTGAAGGAAGCAGCTGATATCGTGGTCCGCTACCTGGACCCTTTTTATACTCAGGGAAAGTTTGCCACAAAG GAGCTGTTTAAGTCTTTCGCTCGCTACTTGTCTCACCTTCTTACAGAGGGAAGGAGCAGGGGGAAAGGCCAAG TGAAAGCAGAGGCCAAGGCTCTCATCAAGAAGTTCTTCAGCACCATCCAGCGCTGTGAGAGCGAGGCAGACTGGAAGCACCTCAAAAGACCGCACAGCTGTAAAACCACAGCGAACAGTGAATGA
- the recql5 gene encoding ATP-dependent DNA helicase Q5 isoform X1 codes for MTTNLKQALKTHFGFDSFRSKLQEDVVKAVHRGDRDVFVCMPTGAGKSLCYQLPAVLAEGITLVISPLIALIQDQVDHLKELNIPACSINSKLLANERRLILADLGSSNPKLKLLYITPEMVASPSFHPCLMDLCSRGLLSYLAVDEAHCVSQWGHDFRPDYLKLGELRARLQGVPCLALTATAPKNVQEDIIQSLKLSSPLSFLTPVFRSNLHYDVIFRELLPNPYVHLHAFIKKTLSLGAGSNGQGCGIVYCRTREGCETVAHQLTKLGVVAKPYHAGLKPTDRTGVQNEWMQGKVLVIVATISFGMGVDKANVRFVAHWNLAKSLASYYQESGRAGRDGLPSACRTYYSPRDKEQINFLIRQEVARKQEKRGFAKDSDKTAMTDFEAMVSFCEQEGCRHATISKFFGNTAPNCAGACDYCRNPKLVRAQLERAAALSTKIGAAQSSEPKGAFGFQPDTYGGGKKGYGFERYDEGEGYSEDDPLKRKKEFSELFKKQMSMRKGNDSSQREEFVPPDIDCPLREASSQRIPKLSVKAREHCLCLLQETLQGQQGAEDALNSDSLSLAVDIEHEVFRNSKSSNLYKAAVLKKVTEMKKAAPASAGRDKGEGARSSSGSDSRETELKEAGSSSSSSFSDEPQGFTLASEVYSLKRKRVGAGQRGSSNPFITAKDLINPSMLNTGANKGRTSGGFFNDCSGETITQGKEANTYASSSIKAKANAVTTSLSSPTKGGRAMSKKQQKLAEAAKSSHNISNFFMKKQTPEKSQDEEEMPREPEVALALAPASNSQENINQEPHSPAASEGGENSAAQSETEDVILVESKSEIIVIPDDDEEDGAEIAEPVQETAEQDLTSITEQNKDEEELKPSEEEVNSSEIPGVTDDMKTMTESPPPAKRSRPANGSSRRVTFNPNVQERALHPVTDLPKPVMLKEAADIVVRYLDPFYTQGKFATKELFKSFARYLSHLLTEGRSRGKGQVKAEAKALIKKFFSTIQRCESEADWKHLKRPHSCKTTANSE; via the exons ATGACAACAAATTTAAAACAGGCCTTAAAAACCCACTTTGGGTTCGACAGCTTCAGGTCTAAACTGCAGGAAGATGTTGTTAAAGCAGTCCACAGAG GTGACagggatgtgtttgtgtgcatgcctACTGGAGCAGGAAAGTCGCTCTGCTACCAGCTGCCTGCAGTGCTGGCCGAGGGCATTACTCTGGTTATATCCCCGTTAATCGCCCTCATTCAG GACCAAGTGGATCACCTGAAAGAGTTAAACATCCCTGCCTGCTCCATCAACTCTAAGCTCCTAGCGAATGAGCGCCGTTTGATCCTGGCCGACCTGGGGAGCAGCAACCCGAAGCTAAAGCTCCTCTACATCACTCCAGAGATGGTTGCCTCGCCCTCGTTCCACCCCTGCCTGATGGACCTGTGCTCCCGTGGCTTGCTGTCTTACCTGGCTGTGGATGAGGCTCATTGCGTCTCGCAGTGGGGCCATGATTTCAGACCAGACTACCTCAAGCTGGGTGAACTGCGGGCTCGACTGCAAGGAGTTCCCTGTTTGGCCTTAACAGCAACAGCACCCAAGAATGTACAGGAGGACATCATTCAGTCCCTGAAGCTGTCCTCGCCGCTTTCTTTTCTTACACCCGTCTTCCGGAGTAACTTGCACTACGATGTGATTTTCAGGGAGCTGCTGCCAAACCCCTACGTCCACCTTCATGCCTTCATTAAGAAAACATTATCACTTGGAGCTGGATCTAATGGACAG GGCTGTGGGATTGTGTACTGTCGGACCAGGGAAGGCTGTGAGACGGTAGCTCACCAGCTGACGAAGCTTGGAGTCGTAGCTAAGCCGTATCACGCAG GTTTGAAGCCAACAGATCGGACAGGGGTGCAGAATGAGTGGATGCAGGGGAAAGTGCTGGTTATTGTGGCTACCATCAGCTTTGGCATGGGAGTAGATAAGGCCAATGTCAG ATTTGTAGCTCACTGGAACCTCGCTAAGTCTCTGGCCAGCTACTACCAAGAGTCTGGGCGAGCGGGGAGAGATGGCCTGCCCTCCGCCTGTCGCACATACTACTCCCCGAGAGATAAGGAGCAAATTAATTTCCTCATTCGCCAGGAAGTGGCAAGAAAGCAG GAAAAACGGGGCTTTGCAAAGGACAGTGACAAAACAGCAATGACTGACTTTGAAGCCATGGTGTCTTTTTGTGAACAAGAAGG TTGCCGCCATGCCACCATCTCAAAGTTTTTTGGCAACACGGCGCCGAACTGCGCGGGGGCCTGCGACTACTGCCGTAACCCCAAGTTGGTGCGAGCCCAGCTGGAGAGAGCGGCCGCGCTCAGCACCAAGATCGGAGCGGCTCAGAGCAGCGAGCCCAAGGGAGCGTTCGGCTTCCAGCCGGACACTTATGGAGGAGGAAAGAAGGGTTACGGCTTTGAAAG GTATGATGAAGGGGAAGGCTATAGTGAAGATGATCCTTTAAAGAGGAAGAAGGAGTTTTCTGAGCTTTTCAAGAAGCAGATGAGCATGCGGAAG GGTAACGACAGCAGTCAGAGGGAAGAGTTTGTTCCTCCAG ATATTGACTGCCCGCTCAGAGAGGCCAGCAGCCAGAGGATTCCCAAGCTCAGTGTAAAG GCCAGAGAGCACTGCCTGTGCCTCCTGCAGGAGACACTTCaaggccagcagggggcagaaGATGCACTCAA CTCTGACAGTCTGTCCTTGGCGGTGGATATTGAACACGAGGTCTTCAGAAACAGCAAGTCCTCTAACTTGTACAAAGCTGCGGTGCTAAAGAAG GTAACAGAGATGAAGAAAGCGGCACCTGCTTCAGCAGGCCGAGATAAAGGAGAAGGTGCTAGGAGCAGCAGCGGCAGCGATTCCAGAGAAACGGAACTCAAAGAGGCTGgatcctcctcttcatcctcgtTTTCTGATGAGCCGCAGGGGTTCACGCTGGCATCTGAGGTGTACTCG CTGAAGCGTAAGAGGGTAGGGGCAGGCCAACGGGGCTCTTCTAACCCCTTCATAACTGCTAAGGATTTAATAAACCCCTCCATGTTGAACACGGGGGCTAACAAAGGGAGGACAAGCGGTGGATTTTTCAATGACTGCTCAGGAGAAACCATTACGCAGGGAAAAGAAGCCAACACATATGCCTCATCGTCCATCAAAGCCAAAGCAAATGCCGTCACGACCTCCCTGAGCAGCCCGACTAAAGGAGGCAGAGCCATGAGcaagaagcagcagaaactgGCAGAAGCAGCAAAGAGTTCACACAACATTTCTAATTTTTTCATGAAGAAACAAACTCCAGAGAAAAGCCAGGATGAGGAGGAGATGCCGAGGGAGCCCGAAGTCGCTTTAGCTCTCGCTCCAGCTTCAAACTCCCAGGAAAACATCAACCAGGAACCACATTCACCTGCTGCATCGGAAGGAGGAGAGAACAGCGCTGCACAGTCAGAGACTGAGGATGTGATCCTCGTAGAAAGCAAATCTGAGATAATCGTTATACCTGATGATGACGAGGAGGATGGAGCTGAGATTGCAGAACCAGTTCAAGAGACAGCTGAGCAGGACCTGACGTCCATCACAGA acaaaacaaagatGAAGAAGAACTTAAACCAAGTGAAGAAGAGGTTAACTCAAGTGAAATTCCCGGG GTGACAGATGACATGAAAACGATGACGGAGTCTCCCCCTCCGGCGAAACGCAGCCGGCCTGCGAATGGGAGCAGCAGGAGAGTAACCTTCAACCCCAACGTGCAGGAGAGAGCCCTGCACCCGGTCACTGACTTGCCCAAGCCTGTAATGCTGAAGGAAGCAGCTGATATCGTGGTCCGCTACCTGGACCCTTTTTATACTCAGGGAAAGTTTGCCACAAAG GAGCTGTTTAAGTCTTTCGCTCGCTACTTGTCTCACCTTCTTACAGAGGGAAGGAGCAGGGGGAAAGGCCAAG TGAAAGCAGAGGCCAAGGCTCTCATCAAGAAGTTCTTCAGCACCATCCAGCGCTGTGAGAGCGAGGCAGACTGGAAGCACCTCAAAAGACCGCACAGCTGTAAAACCACAGCGAACAGTGAATGA